The DNA sequence GGCCGGATCGAGCGCCAGCTCCCGGCGCAGCCCCACGGCGGCCTGCCCGATGGTCTCCAGAAGCAACCAGAGGCGGGCGTCGTCGACCGACCGGGCCTCCTTGGCGCTGTGCCGGGCGGCGCCGGCCAGCGACTCGGCCTCGGCCAGCCGGGCCCGCAGACGGCGCAGCTCGGCGTCGTGGTCGGCGGCGGCCCGGTTGGCCCGGCCCTTCTCGGTGGCCAGCAGTTCGGCGGCGCGCCGCTCCCGGGCCTGGGTCTCGCGCAGCGTACGGGCCAGCACCCGGGACTCCTCGCGCAGCTGCCCCAGTTCCTCGCGGACCCGGGCCAGCTCGTCACGCAGCTTGTCGGCCTCGACCTTGGCGACCGCCCGGTCGTGCTCGGCCCGGGTGGCCCGCTGCTCGGCCTCCCGGACCAGCTCGGCGACGACCGCGCTGTCGGCCTCGGCCCGTACGGCCGCACCGGCGGCCTCGACCAGGTCGCGCCAGCCGGCCGGGCGGGCCAGGTAGGCCAGGGCGGCCACCTCGACCGGGTCGGCGGCGGCCGGACACGCCCCCTCGATGACGGCCGCGCCCAGCTCACCGGCCTCGGCGAGCACCCGATTGGTGATCCGCTGCCGGAAGAGCGGGTCGCCGGCGAGCTGGGTGGCGATGGCGGCACCGCCGAGCCGGGCCCGGCGGTTGGGCGCGAACTTGGCGACCTTGCGCAACGCGACCGGCAGTTCGTCCGCCGGCAGGCCCGGCAGCATGCCCGCGGCCAGCCCCACCACCCGCTGCCGGACCTGCTCGGGCAGCACCGGCTCGGGCTCGAGATCCGGTCCGGCGTCGCCGCCCGCCGCCGCGTCGTCCGGCGGCGCGTCCGCCTCCACGGCGCGCGCAGCGTCGACCGCCGCCACGGGCAGGCGGTCGTCGGACGGTTCCGGCAGGGACATCAGACAAGTCTCCCACCGTCCCGGCGTCGCCCGCTCGATGGCTCAACGAACTGACCCCGGAGACCAGATCGTTACCGGTGGTACCCGTGGGGCGGGAGTGTCGTACCGGCACCGTACCCTGCCGCCCGTGGTCCGACCCGATTACGTCCAGGGCACCCTCGACGCCCAGCTCGCCGACCCCGGCGCCGTGTCGCTCCGCGAGACCACCTTCGTCGTGCTCGACCTGGAGACGACCGGCGGCGCCCCGGACGGCGGGGGCATCACCGAGATCGGCGCGGTCAAGGTCCGCGGCGGCGAGGAGTTGGGCATCCTGGCGACCCTCGTCAACCCGGGTGTGCCGGTGCCGCCGTTCATCACCGTGCTGACCGGCATCACCCAGGCGATGGTCGCCCCGGCCCCGCCGGTCGAGGCGGTGCTGCCCAGCCTGCTGGAGTTCCTGCGCGGCGCCGTGCTGGTGGCGCACAACGCGCCGTACGACGTCGGGTTCCTCAAGGCGGCCTGTGCCCGGCACGGCTATCCGTGGCCCAACCCCCGGGTGCTCGACACCGCCGCGCTGGCCCGTCGGGTGCTCACCCGCGACGAGGTGCCCAACCGCAAGCTCGGCACGCTCGCCGCCTACTTCCGTACCCGGCAGCAGCCGACCCACCGGGCCCTCGACGACGCGAAGGCGACCGTCGACGTACTGCACGGGCTGATCGCCCGGCTGGGCGGGCACCGGGTGCACACCATCGGCGACGCGATGGAGTTCGCCAAGGCGGTCACCCCGACCCAGCGGCGCAAACGGCACCTCGCCGACGGGCTGCCGCACGTGCCCGGCGTCTACATCTTCCGCGCCGCCGACGACCGCCCCCTCTACGTCGGCACGTCGGTCGACATCGCGACCCGGGTACGCAGCTACTTCACCGCCGCGGAGAAGCGGGCCCGGATGTCGGAGATGATCGGGGCGGCGCAGCGGGTGGAGGCGGTCGAGTGTGCCCACGCGCTCGAGGCCGAGGTACGCGAGCTGCGGCTGATCGGGGCGCACGCGCCGCCGTACAACCGGCGGTCGAAGTTCCCCGACCGGGTCGTCTGGCTCAAGCTCACCCGGGAGCCCTACCCACGGCTGTCCGTGGTCCGGGCGCTGGGCGCCGACGACGACGCCTACCTGGGGCCGTTCACCTCGCGCCAGGCGGCCGAGCTGGCCGCGGCCGGCCTGCACGACGCGGTGCCGCTGCGGCAGTGCACGCACAAGCTGTCGACCCGCACCACGATCGCGGCCTGCGTACTGGCCGAGCTGGGCAGGTGCGCGGCACCGTGCGAGCACGGCATCTCGGTGGCCGACTACGACCGGAGCGCCGTCGCGCCGTTCCGGACCGCCGCCACCGACCCGCAGGTGGTCGTCGACGCGCTGCTGGCCCGCATCGACACCCTGGCCCAGACCCAACGCTACGAGGAGGCGGCGGTCGTACGCGGCCGGCTCGCCGCCGTGCTGCGGGCCGCCATCCGGATGCAGCGGCTCACCGGGCTGACCACGATCGCGCAGCTGGTGGCCGCCCGACGGGCCCCGGCGGGCGGGTGGGAGATCGCCGTCGTACGCCACGGCCGGCTCGCGGCGGCCGGCACGTCGCCGCCGGGTGTCCACCCCCGACCGACGCTGGACCTGCTCCGGGCGACCGCGGAGACGGTGTTGCCGGGCACCGGGCCGATCCCGAACGCCACGGCGGAGGAGACGGAGCG is a window from the Polymorphospora rubra genome containing:
- a CDS encoding NYN domain-containing protein, which codes for MSLPEPSDDRLPVAAVDAARAVEADAPPDDAAAGGDAGPDLEPEPVLPEQVRQRVVGLAAGMLPGLPADELPVALRKVAKFAPNRRARLGGAAIATQLAGDPLFRQRITNRVLAEAGELGAAVIEGACPAAADPVEVAALAYLARPAGWRDLVEAAGAAVRAEADSAVVAELVREAEQRATRAEHDRAVAKVEADKLRDELARVREELGQLREESRVLARTLRETQARERRAAELLATEKGRANRAAADHDAELRRLRARLAEAESLAGAARHSAKEARSVDDARLWLLLETIGQAAVGLRRELALDPADRLPADFVADEFAEVPGAPDKARARAQDTDDPGRLDQLLALPRAHLVVDGYNVTKRGFAEMSLEQQRKRLITGLGGIAAQTGDEVTVVFDGAERVHGLPPAPRGVRVLFSRKGETADELIRRLVRAEPAGRAVVVVSSDREVADGVRRHGAYPLGADSLLRRLARS
- a CDS encoding DEDD exonuclease domain-containing protein produces the protein MVRPDYVQGTLDAQLADPGAVSLRETTFVVLDLETTGGAPDGGGITEIGAVKVRGGEELGILATLVNPGVPVPPFITVLTGITQAMVAPAPPVEAVLPSLLEFLRGAVLVAHNAPYDVGFLKAACARHGYPWPNPRVLDTAALARRVLTRDEVPNRKLGTLAAYFRTRQQPTHRALDDAKATVDVLHGLIARLGGHRVHTIGDAMEFAKAVTPTQRRKRHLADGLPHVPGVYIFRAADDRPLYVGTSVDIATRVRSYFTAAEKRARMSEMIGAAQRVEAVECAHALEAEVRELRLIGAHAPPYNRRSKFPDRVVWLKLTREPYPRLSVVRALGADDDAYLGPFTSRQAAELAAAGLHDAVPLRQCTHKLSTRTTIAACVLAELGRCAAPCEHGISVADYDRSAVAPFRTAATDPQVVVDALLARIDTLAQTQRYEEAAVVRGRLAAVLRAAIRMQRLTGLTTIAQLVAARRAPAGGWEIAVVRHGRLAAAGTSPPGVHPRPTLDLLRATAETVLPGTGPIPNATAEETERILSWLERPETRLVETSTGWMSPVRGAARYRELLRRAEGAPSTKDSTERP